The region GTCGTGCCTACGGCGCTCGGGAGGCCAAGACCCGGCTGCACCAGCACGGCTTCCGCACACGGGTGATCACTGCGTACGACGGCCGGTGCGCGATGTGCGAGCTCCGGCATCCGTCCCTCCTCGACGGCGCGCACATCGTGCCCGACGGCCACCCGGATGGTCTCGCCATCACCGCGAACGGCCTCTCACTCTGCAAGATCCACCACGCCGCCTACGACCAGCGATTCATCGGCGTCCGCCCGGACATGGTCATCGAGGTCGATGACGACCTGCTCCACGAGGTCGACGGGCCCATGCTCCGCCACGGCCTGCAGGACCTCCACCGAGAACGCCTGCGCGTGCTCCCGCGCCGCCGGGTCGACCGTCCCGATCCGATTCGACTCGAGTGGCGCTACACCCAGTTCCGGGAGCGTCGTGACGCATGATCTCCAGCTGGGCTA is a window of Euzebya sp. DNA encoding:
- a CDS encoding HNH endonuclease, which gives rise to MITAYDGRCAMCELRHPSLLDGAHIVPDGHPDGLAITANGLSLCKIHHAAYDQRFIGVRPDMVIEVDDDLLHEVDGPMLRHGLQDLHRERLRVLPRRRVDRPDPIRLEWRYTQFRERRDA